A genomic stretch from Bacillus sp. N1-1 includes:
- a CDS encoding polysaccharide biosynthesis C-terminal domain-containing protein, whose protein sequence is MEISGNKVITDTANGIKWSFIVTIISIPISLLEIKLISNFSLEMAGFFALIEMFFLFIMSIFTMNSQTSLSRLIPSIKEKYISSFINTFFLICILFYIIVVANVLIFENYFITLLKITHNELIGFITLGFFALIFGVLNGHLRGSLQIKKAAIFEKAFPIIRGLIITIIILFFTSLLTYRIVFLFVTLIVLIILDFILIKEYIKKYGITIVGKLYLPEGFWSYISFTLLTSFLVLIYDKADQLIITSVFDQRMLGIYFICIKITMLIKIIPRIVNTSNLPSFTKLLYLQENTLFLDQYRRTLKNNILVVFLLTILVVSFSNEILDFFNVTSYSYLLIILAIGQLVSAPTLVFNNLFNAIGKTNVLFYNSVVTTLGQLIVMSLLINKFGVYAFVIGKVSGSIIGQVYLFKKIKPEFNNITNPLPVYYYYLIFGSLLSLIVKDFTFYVKVIMFLILLIFIYKKYKNQFNKLRG, encoded by the coding sequence ATGGAGATATCAGGTAATAAAGTTATAACTGACACTGCCAATGGGATTAAGTGGTCTTTTATTGTGACAATAATAAGCATCCCTATATCATTATTAGAAATTAAGTTAATTAGTAATTTTTCATTAGAAATGGCTGGTTTTTTTGCGTTAATTGAAATGTTTTTCTTGTTTATAATGTCTATATTTACAATGAATTCACAAACTAGTTTATCTAGATTGATACCTAGTATAAAAGAGAAGTATATATCCAGTTTTATTAATACATTTTTTTTGATATGTATTTTATTTTATATAATAGTGGTAGCAAATGTATTGATTTTTGAAAATTATTTTATAACTTTATTAAAAATAACTCATAATGAATTAATAGGGTTTATAACTTTAGGTTTTTTTGCGCTAATATTCGGAGTTTTGAATGGACATTTAAGAGGAAGCCTCCAAATTAAAAAGGCAGCTATATTCGAAAAAGCATTTCCAATTATTAGAGGCTTAATCATTACAATAATAATTTTATTTTTTACTTCATTATTAACCTATAGAATCGTTTTTCTATTTGTTACATTAATAGTATTAATTATTTTGGATTTCATATTGATTAAAGAGTATATAAAAAAATATGGAATCACAATAGTAGGTAAATTATACTTGCCAGAAGGGTTTTGGAGTTATATATCTTTTACTTTATTGACATCATTTTTGGTTCTAATTTATGACAAAGCAGACCAATTGATAATAACCAGTGTATTTGATCAAAGAATGTTAGGGATATATTTCATATGCATTAAAATTACAATGTTAATAAAGATAATACCCAGGATAGTGAATACGTCTAATTTACCGAGTTTTACCAAGTTGTTGTATCTCCAAGAAAATACTTTATTTCTAGACCAATATCGCCGTACATTAAAAAATAACATATTAGTAGTTTTTTTATTAACAATATTAGTAGTTTCATTCAGTAACGAAATTTTAGATTTTTTTAACGTAACTTCCTATTCGTATTTATTAATAATATTAGCTATTGGTCAATTAGTTAGCGCTCCAACATTGGTATTCAATAATCTATTTAATGCAATAGGTAAAACAAATGTATTATTTTACAATAGTGTTGTGACAACGCTGGGTCAATTAATTGTTATGTCCCTGCTTATTAATAAATTTGGAGTGTATGCATTTGTTATAGGAAAAGTATCAGGAAGTATTATTGGGCAAGTTTATTTATTCAAAAAAATAAAACCAGAATTTAATAACATTACTAACCCTTTGCCTGTTTATTATTATTATTTGATATTTGGTTCGTTACTAAGTTTAATAGTAAAAGACTTTACCTTTTATGTAAAAGTAATCATGTTTTTAATTTTATTAATTTTTATATACAAAAAATATAAAAACCAATTTAATAAGTTGAGAGGTTAG
- a CDS encoding SDR family oxidoreductase yields the protein MALHIGGYRMGYENIVFPEGSKFLITGVAGFIGSNLAEAILKLGYEVRGLDNLSTGKRENVDEFINNPNYEFVEGDIRDLSICEKACEGIDFVLHQAAWGSVPRSIEMPLLYEDINIKGTLNMMEAARQNGVKKFVYASSSSIYGDEPTLPKKEGREGNVLSPYALTKKVNEEYGKLYTKLYGLDTYGLRYFNVFGRRQDPDGAYAAVIPKFIKQLLAGEQPTINGDGKQSRDFTYIENVIEANLKACNASHEVAGQGYNIAYGGREYLIDIYEGLCKALEKDITPIFAEERKGDIKHSNADINLAKENLNYRPNWAFSEGIKHAIDWYKMDLTSDNF from the coding sequence ATGGCTTTGCATATTGGAGGTTATAGAATGGGGTACGAAAATATAGTTTTTCCAGAAGGAAGTAAATTTTTAATAACTGGTGTTGCTGGATTTATTGGTTCAAATCTTGCAGAAGCAATTCTGAAATTAGGATATGAGGTAAGAGGGCTTGATAACCTCTCCACTGGTAAAAGAGAAAACGTAGATGAGTTTATAAATAATCCTAATTATGAGTTTGTTGAAGGTGACATCCGTGATTTAAGCATTTGTGAAAAAGCATGTGAAGGAATAGATTTTGTGCTCCATCAAGCCGCGTGGGGAAGTGTACCTAGAAGTATTGAAATGCCTTTACTTTATGAAGACATTAATATTAAAGGTACATTAAATATGATGGAAGCTGCTAGACAAAATGGTGTGAAGAAGTTTGTGTATGCCTCTAGTTCATCGATATACGGGGATGAGCCTACTTTACCTAAAAAGGAAGGTAGAGAAGGGAATGTATTATCACCATATGCGCTAACGAAAAAAGTGAATGAGGAATACGGGAAACTATATACCAAGTTGTATGGCTTAGATACGTATGGTCTTCGCTATTTTAATGTGTTTGGTAGAAGGCAGGATCCTGATGGGGCATATGCGGCAGTTATCCCAAAATTTATTAAGCAGTTATTAGCTGGTGAACAGCCGACAATAAATGGTGATGGTAAGCAGAGCAGAGATTTTACTTATATTGAGAATGTTATTGAAGCCAATTTGAAGGCTTGTAATGCATCTCATGAAGTAGCCGGGCAGGGATATAATATTGCTTATGGTGGAAGAGAGTATCTGATTGATATATATGAAGGATTGTGTAAGGCATTAGAAAAAGATATAACGCCTATATTTGCGGAAGAAAGAAAAGGTGACATTAAGCATAGTAATGCTGATATTAACCTTGCAAAAGAAAATTTAAACTATAGACCAAACTGGGCATTTAGTGAGGGAATTAAACACGCTATTGATTGGTATAAAATGGATTTAACGAGCGATAACTTCTAA
- a CDS encoding nucleotide sugar dehydrogenase, whose product MNLYESIVNKEEKISLIGLGYVGMPIAVAFAKKINVLGFDVNESKINAYKSGIDPTKEVGNEVIKNTSVDFTSDEERLKEAKFHIVAVPTPVKTDRTPDLTPVESATRTLGRNLTKGSIVVFESTVYPGVTEDTCIPILEKESGLKCGIDFKVGYSPERINPGDKEHRLETIIKVVSGMDAETLDTVAKVYELVVDAGVHRAESIKVAEAAKVIENAQRDINIAFMNELSIIFNKMDIDTNAVLRASGTKWNFLKFSPGLVGGHCIGVDPYYLTYKAEQLGYDSQIILSGRKINDDMGKYVAENTVKKMIKANKQIKGSTVAIFGVTFKENCPDVRNTKVVDIINELEEYGVEVKVVDPAADKEDLWNEYKINPSNAEEINGVDAVIFAVPHEEFKQIKLDDVNRMYNSNEEYVSESMNEVAASSEIELEVDNNNKVLVDLKGIFNREEAENNGFAYWRL is encoded by the coding sequence ATGAACCTATATGAAAGTATTGTAAATAAAGAGGAAAAGATCTCATTAATTGGTCTAGGTTATGTTGGGATGCCGATAGCAGTAGCATTTGCAAAGAAAATTAATGTCCTAGGTTTTGATGTGAATGAAAGTAAAATTAATGCTTATAAAAGTGGAATAGATCCCACTAAAGAAGTTGGAAATGAAGTTATTAAGAATACTTCTGTTGATTTCACTTCGGATGAAGAAAGACTTAAAGAAGCCAAATTTCATATCGTTGCAGTCCCAACGCCTGTGAAAACTGATCGTACTCCTGATTTAACACCTGTGGAATCTGCCACAAGAACTTTAGGAAGAAATTTAACTAAAGGATCTATCGTAGTATTTGAATCAACTGTCTATCCAGGTGTTACGGAAGATACGTGCATACCAATTCTAGAAAAAGAATCTGGATTGAAGTGTGGGATTGATTTTAAAGTAGGATACTCTCCTGAAAGAATAAATCCAGGAGATAAAGAACACAGACTTGAAACAATTATTAAAGTTGTATCAGGAATGGATGCTGAAACATTAGATACTGTTGCAAAAGTATACGAATTAGTTGTTGATGCTGGAGTACATAGAGCTGAAAGTATCAAAGTGGCAGAAGCTGCTAAGGTAATTGAAAATGCTCAGCGTGATATTAATATTGCATTTATGAATGAGCTTTCTATCATTTTTAACAAGATGGATATAGATACGAATGCAGTACTAAGAGCTTCTGGAACTAAATGGAACTTCTTGAAATTCTCTCCTGGCCTTGTTGGTGGACATTGTATTGGAGTGGATCCTTACTATTTAACCTATAAAGCGGAGCAACTTGGTTACGATTCGCAAATTATTCTTTCAGGCAGAAAAATAAATGACGATATGGGTAAGTATGTTGCTGAAAATACTGTGAAGAAAATGATTAAAGCCAATAAACAAATTAAAGGCTCAACGGTTGCTATCTTTGGTGTTACATTCAAAGAAAATTGCCCGGATGTAAGAAATACTAAGGTAGTAGATATTATTAATGAACTAGAAGAGTATGGAGTAGAAGTGAAAGTTGTTGATCCGGCAGCAGATAAAGAAGACTTGTGGAACGAATATAAAATAAATCCTAGTAATGCAGAAGAGATTAATGGAGTTGATGCGGTTATTTTCGCAGTTCCTCATGAAGAATTTAAACAAATAAAGCTAGATGATGTTAATAGAATGTATAACTCTAATGAAGAATACGTTTCAGAATCCATGAATGAGGTAGCTGCTTCATCTGAAATTGAATTAGAGGTGGATAATAACAATAAAGTGTTAGTTGACTTAAAAGGAATTTTTAATCGCGAAGAAGCAGAGAACAATGGCTTTGCATATTGGAGGTTATAG
- a CDS encoding acyltransferase: MKKIFKEVYLLLYYTLVAMVNFLPDSQFGNKIRGSVYKLFIRKAGQNLQISKSVNILNPRNIEIGDNVYIGFGSWINAMGNIKIDDEVIVGPYVCISSGNHTKINGSFRFGEHSKSPVKIGKGCWLAAHVVLLAGSNIPEGSCVAAGGVGRIEEEESSIFGGVPAKKILK; the protein is encoded by the coding sequence ATGAAAAAAATTTTCAAAGAAGTATACTTATTACTTTACTATACTTTAGTAGCAATGGTTAATTTTTTACCGGATTCTCAATTCGGAAACAAAATTAGAGGATCAGTATATAAACTTTTCATAAGAAAAGCTGGTCAAAATTTACAAATTTCTAAGAGTGTAAATATACTAAACCCTCGCAATATTGAAATTGGTGATAATGTTTATATAGGTTTTGGATCCTGGATTAACGCAATGGGAAATATTAAAATAGATGATGAGGTCATTGTAGGACCATATGTATGTATTTCTTCTGGGAATCATACGAAAATCAACGGAAGTTTTCGATTTGGGGAACACTCTAAATCACCTGTTAAGATTGGTAAGGGCTGTTGGCTAGCTGCTCATGTGGTTTTGTTAGCTGGCTCTAATATTCCTGAAGGTTCATGTGTTGCAGCTGGTGGTGTAGGAAGAATAGAAGAGGAGGAGTCTTCAATATTTGGAGGAGTTCCAGCGAAAAAAATATTAAAATAA